In Mangifera indica cultivar Alphonso chromosome 14, CATAS_Mindica_2.1, whole genome shotgun sequence, the DNA window tgtgattttttttatctaattatttcattaaaatcaaataaataatcatcgcttcttaaaaaaatatgttttaattattataaacttaaatattttaattgatttcattttttataatttttcttaaaaattagttagttattataatttatttaaaaattttattataattagataataaatttaattaattaatttttaatcaaatcaattaaattataaaataatgagatAATCAATTCAGTCCCGGATCAGAGTTTAAGTACATTGGtttaaaatatgtaaatgaAGATTTATGTGCAAGATCAAAGTCTAAAAGTGAGTTGGCAACTAATTAAATTGATgtgacaaataaaaattttctcacttataaaaaaaaaaaaaaggaaaagacagAAGATAAtagaataactaaaaataaaactttcttATCAGGGATTGACGTGTATTACAATTAAGGTCAGGAGATTAGTTGTTTAAGCCCCCTTTTCACGTCTACTATTGGGCAGATTTATCTTTAACGTTaattaacaaaagaataaaattaattatcaacaTGATATATACATTAAGTGTTTATTTCTTCATAAATAGGTTGTTTACCTAATGTTAACATTTTTAGAGAATTAATTAGTGTCGTTTAACTATCGTTATCAAACCTAATAGGCTTGTTAGTAAAGAGGTGATTAAGCTGAATTTGGTTTTGTAGTGCCGACATTATCTCCCTATCAAATCTTTCCACGTTTAGTTGCCTCCTCTATTTTCACCACCATTATTATTCATCCATCACCATCACTACAGCCCAATTtgttatatcataattttaattaattaatttaattagtattaaaataataaattaaggaCCCACAATCCAAGTGGGAAAATGGTACCATGTGCGATCATATGGTGGTTGGCTATTTATAGCCCCACAAAACTCACTTTTCTCATTTGCCAAACCCTTcccttgaaaatgaaataataaataatttttaaaagtattattaaaacgtaatattattaaatatgatttaaatgGTGTTTATTTGTAGGTCAAAAGgaagttatttaaaattataaaagcttttaaagtttttgaagTATTTACTTGTATTGAAAAATGTTTATAGTttctcataaaatttttaaatttatctaataggttgaaattttaaaatataatttgagctattattatgcattaaaatcCTTTTTCAAGAATTAATAAATTCTTTAGGCAActaactttaataaattttattactaaaagtTATACCAAATAGATCCTTAATAATCAcaataatacttaataataattaattaattaataatacttAGAGATTGATTCTCCAACTTTCCTTCCTCTTCACACCTTCCAATTTCAATCTGTTCTCTTGCCctctttatttgttttcttctttctttgctAACCATATCTCTCTTCACATCTCCACCTCTCTCTATTGCTTcttccatcttcatcttctacCTTTTCTTCAACATTTCTGGTTTCAATTCTCTTTATTCATACATAAcatttattaatacaaaaatagataatattatatactttaTATAAGTGTGAGAAGCACTAGTAAATCTAAATTCAACTTTTCTCTGAGCAAATAGGCCCTAGTGTCAGAGGAACATCTCTTATCTCTTTGTACTTTGATCATCAATCTATCCCATAAAAAGCAATTTATCTCTCCATctccccctctctctctctctctttatataccCCACTtggaaaccctaatttcaaaacTACTAGCTAGAGATTGTATCCATGAATCCTAAGACGTGCCACCACTTATCTTCAAACCCTAGTTCTGTAAAATCAAAGTTCACAAGAAGGTTTCTTCgagcttttaaaaaaataaagaggcAACAAAAATTACTACCCACTAATTCTTCTTTGAATTCTTCCCACAGACACTACTTATATGGTAAGGTCAAGATTGCAGCTGATAAATCATTGGCTTTGGCCGTTGGTTCGAGGAGAGCTTGGACTAGGGCATTGCTTTGGAAGATTCATTACAAAGCACGGCGTCAGAGATCAAGATTCAACACTAAGAAACGtttaaaagagaagaagaagaagaataagaagaagagtGATGAAGAAGTAGGATTTTTCCATGCGAATGAACTTCGAAAACTTGTTCCAGGAGGTCAAGCAATGGATTTGTGCAGCCTTTTGGATGAAACTGCCCATTACATCAAGTGCCTTACTACCCAAGTTCAGGTGATGAAAAGTATTGATCAAATTTACTCCCTTTGAGGTTTGAGctatataaatacatacatacatacatatatatatatatatatatatatatatatatatatatatatatatatatatatatatatatatatatatatatatgaatatattcaaataaatctaAAGAAACATATGCAGcttaaattttattagtacagagtctctctctctctctctctctctctctctctctctctctctatatatatatatatatatatatatatatatatatatatatatatatacacacatattaTGGTTAATACTTTTGTGTTTTCTCATGAGAATTGAGGATAACAAGTGGGTTTTGTTTGTAGATATCGTTTGTAAAacttatggttttattttaccTAAATTAATAAGCTtctgttttgttttatattttcatgtttaattattGTGTGAATTAACCCCCTTCCTCCTCGATTCTTTCTATTACATCTGAAATGAAGCAATGTTTGTTCttgttatttaaattcaatatttaaaatttaaaaaaatgaaattaattgaaaagCTTTAGGTTAATAGAGATGGTTGAATGGGTCCAATTAaattgatgattatgtttttcttttttacttaaaaaattaccttcTTGTATATATGTTTCCTGGGTTGTCCATACATCTTTTATGGTTGTCTTCCATTTTGTTTCAAAAGTGTTAACCGAATCATTCCTTTATCCACTCATGCTGCCTTATAACCGTTtattagttttcattttttttacccttttcttAATTAAGTCATaaaagtcatatatatatatatatatgtcttccACCTACTGTTTAATTTGTCCAAACAAAATCTTTCCTCTTGCTTGGAGTGTAATCAATAGATAAGAGAAAATCTCTAGTTAAATTCTAGCTTGTTAACGTCTCATCAATACATCATTTCCATTCAAACTAACAACAAGGAAAATGACAAGACTCTAGCAAATGCTTTGATGCATCGTAGGCTACAATTATACacatagataaatataattttctggCCTCATAATGCATCGACGCCGGTGCCTTAACGTTTTTGGGCACTCATTATGGTGGTGGATATATATATGGTGGGTGAACAGGAATTGACCATCCCGACGAGAGGCCTGCGTTGTCATTGACGGTTATTCTATTAGTGTAATTTATTCTGTCACTAAAGATTCcacaaaatttgatttcaacTTCATCAGGTATCTCAAGGTCATCAAAATGAGATGCTTAATGAGCAGCTGGTTTTTAGTAGTGCTATAGCGTTAAAATCATGCCTTGAGTCGCATCCCTTGAGGCTTTGCCGTTTATGGGGTTATTTACTTTCACAGGcagttgattattttttctatagAATCCTCTTTCCCTATCCTATTTTATATAAGTTTTACATTAAGTGTGTGTTTAATACCTTTAAGAAAGAGAAATTacaagatataaattattactatatttaataaaaattaatatataaataattattatattttaattaccGATAACTAAATGCcccctaaaattatatttaacaaaattgtataaattcCTATTAAGTTATACTATATTTGCATATGTCTCTTTTTtcaaacatatataataatgtacATATATGATTTCCATCTGGTTTTATATTGCATAATATTATCCCTATTTCTTCCATATCCCCCTCTCtatcatataaacattttttaaaattgaaattataattatgtgatCAAAACCCCTCAttagttgaattcaaataaacgaccttaaaaagaaaactaactGTTTTATAACatctatttatgtatacaaCACACAACGATTAACTATATCATTTGCCCATAGGTTAGCCCAAAGTGCATGTTGAAGGCCTTTCACACATAATTAATGCAAAGAAAgaaacttgttaattttttgataCACTTAGTCATCTTCTATCCTTATCCCTAGTGAATGCGAGCTATTGATATCTACAGTATGTTATCTTGTGTAATTTCTTCATTGAACCTAACCTTTTGGCATGAAAGACTATTCAGAGATAATGGTGGattcgatttaatttgaaatttcttttgaaaaactCCTATGATAACTTATTTATAAcctttttcaattattataatgaaCTCAAGTTAGAGTactcaataatataatagtaaatGTAAGCTCTCAAGCAATGGGTCGAACTACTTTTTAATGTCTCTATTATTTTGTATTGCTTCCTTGTCTGCATACAAAcaatcatacacataattacTAGTCAATTATATAGTCAATCCCAttctttttttatccttttgCATAAGATCACACTCTATTCTTACGTATTTctcattagtttaaatttttgtattaagaAATTGGCACTTAAACGAGGGACTCCATAAGACTCTTTCTAATTTTCCAATAGAAACACACTCATTATGTTAATCTCAAATGAAATGTTCATCTTATGACACCCCAAGGAAAAAGACCCTAGAGAACTATTTTTAGCCCTTTCACCAACCTCAATCAAAATATCCTTTTCAAGACTTCCTAGAGGTAAAGATTAAAGAAAGCCTTAACAGATCAAGTTgctttgaatattatttatagtgtCCCTTTCATAGGGAAACATGAACCACTGTTGAAAATCAACCTATTATAGTAGTTCAAGTATGACTAGTAGcattgaaaatgatgaaacaaTTGAAAAACATCATTGGTGGTCTAACCAGTGCCATTAATACACTAATCCAACAATTGGATAATATTTCCCTAATAGCAAAGTTAAGGACTTTAGCCCCTTCACAACCTTTAGCCATCATGAGGTAGTAGACTCCTCCCACAACTATCTTGTTTTGACTAGTAGATGTTTTTGGGCCAATAACACAAATTCCTTAATGGCAATTTACACAACATACTTGTTGTTTTTCGTCAACATATCAATGTACAACATGCAACCTTTAACTCATGTCACAATAGTGCCAAACTATGATGTGCAATGTGTAAAATGTAACTCATGTCAAAGTGACATCAATTTACAACATGAAAAACACAACTCATGTTTGGGCAGGGTTGCCCTTGACATGCAAAATGGGAATGATGTCACAACAATATTAATAAACGATCTACAAACTACAATTTATGTCTTgacaaagttaataaaaaatgcaTAGATCATAACTCGCATTGTTATAATGTCAACTTACATTGTACAGTCAATAACTAATGTCGTGATGATGCCATCTCTTGATGTATAGAGCATAACTCATGTTGAGCAAACCAAGTCATTAACATTCgatgtatataatataactcAAACCTTAGAGGTGCTAATCCTTGACTTGTAAAGTATAACCCGGTGGTATTAACCATCAGAGTACAAAACATAACTCACATTGAACAAGTTTAGACATTGACATGTGATCTATTGATGATGACTTACTCAAGGATGATACCAATGCCCAACATTAAAAGATTACTCATATCAGATGGGTACTCTAATGAGGCATTAACCTTTATCATGTAGAGTAACTCATAATGAGTGGGCTAAGGCATCACCATACGACATGTAGTTGATAACTCATATTAAGCAAAAACCATCCATACATGTAAATACCATCCCCTAATGTGTAGAAGAAAACTCGCATCAAGAAGATACATTATGTCCAATTCCGCCACAAAGTGGCAGACAAATCAACTTTGACATGCTAAGTAACCTATGATGCCAAACAAGCTCTCGATGTCTTTTCCTTACCTTGATGAGTTGGATGTCAAGGATGGAGAATCTTCACTCTACTCACTAGTACACTATGTACCTTTTCTTTACCACACTATAAAAAAATCCCAAAAGCAATAGGTTGAATAACCTAAAAGGAGATTCATTCTACTCGCCCAATATAATGACTACACCTAACTAGTCTCTCTCTTGATCAAAACTATGCAGTCTTTGAAGGAAGTGACATATCCCTATTCTTTGGATCTCTAACGATAAAGACTGTGCAAAACAAGATCCTAAAAACTTTGTCATTATCATAACAACTTTAGACATGATTACAAACATTGGTTAACTCAAGATTTCAACCCTGACTACTAGACAATGATTGACCATGTTGGATTCTAAATGTATCAAGCCTTTTGTTCACTATTATAGGTTCTAAGCTTGGAATTATACTTAAGTCCAATTATGTCCAATTTAAGTCAATTTTCAATGCTTTAAGTGCAATCACTTTAACAGTTAAAACTTTATTGATCATGTTTTAAATCTATGTTTGCTCTAATTTATGTTTACAGTTTATTTAAGTGTGTTGATTGCACCATGTAAATGTACAGAAGAAGAGTGATAAGAATTGTACTTAGAAAATGTTATTGTATCGAGATAAGATTTGTATTATAATGGCtatacaaaaagagaaaaagaaaaggcaagGAAAGACTTCAATAGTTGAGTTTGATAGAGCATATTTTTCAAGACCTAAAGAAGAAAAGTGGGATTTCTCATAAAACTTAGGAACCCCTAAAAGTTGGAGATTGTATTGCAATTGGCTTTGGATCGAGGCCTAACACCACAAGGTTCAACCC includes these proteins:
- the LOC123196832 gene encoding transcription factor IBH1-like, which translates into the protein MNPKTCHHLSSNPSSVKSKFTRRHYLYGKVKIAADKSLALAVGSRRAWTRALLWKIHYKARRQRSRFNTKKRLKEKKKKNKKKSDEEVGFFHANELRKLVPGGQAMDLCSLLDETAHYIKCLTTQVQVMKSIDQIYSL